A genome region from Hevea brasiliensis isolate MT/VB/25A 57/8 chromosome 7, ASM3005281v1, whole genome shotgun sequence includes the following:
- the LOC110631575 gene encoding membrane metalloprotease ARASP, chloroplastic, whose amino-acid sequence MLLNFSSSLLSPSSSFLRFSSAKSPIIDSSSSYLRPKNQLSDSPLSHLRLYCKNQLFSKFALGGKRLDFRSWAVSGFDFGSFESVLEAAGILTAIIIVHESGHFLAAYLQGIHVSKFAVGFGPILAKFNAKNVEYSVRAFPLGGFVAFPDNDPESDISADDENLLKNRPILDRVIVISAGVIANIIFAYVIIFVQVLSVGLPVQEAFPGVLVPEVRVYSAASRDGLLPGDVILAINGTELPKTGPNAISEVVDVIKRNPKRNVLLKVGRGVQDFEIGVTPDENFDGTGKIGVQLSPNVKITKVIAKNVLEAFNFAGEEFWGLSSNVLDSLKQTFLNFSQSASKVSGPVAIIAVGAEVARSNIDGLYQFAAVLNINLALINLLPLPALDGGSLALILIEAARGGRKLPLEIEQRIMSSGIMLVILLGLFLIVRDTLNLDFIKDML is encoded by the coding sequence ATGCTATTAAacttctcttcttctcttttatCTCCTTCCTCTTCTTTTCTTAGATTTTCCAGCGCTAAATCACCCATTAtagattcttcttcttcttatttaaGACCAAAAAACCAATTATCTGACTCTCCTTTATCACACCTCCGTCTGTATTGCAAGAATCAACTTTTCAGTAAATTCGCACTTGGTGGCAAAAGGCTTGATTTCAGGTCATGGGCTGTTTCTGGATTTGATTTTGGTAGCTTTGAATCTGTTTTAGAGGCAGCTGGAATTTTAACAGCTATAATTATTGTCCATGAGAGCGGTCACTTCCTTGCTGCTTATCTACAGGGTATCCATGTAAGTAAATTTGCTGTTGGGTTTGGTCCAATTTTAGCTAAGTTCAATGCAAAAAATGTAGAGTACTCTGTTAGAGCATTTCCTTTGGGAGGGTTTGTGGCTTTTCCTGATAATGATCCTGAGAGTGATATTTCAGCAGACGATGAGAATTTGCTCAAGAATAGGCCAATATTGGATAGGGTGATAGTAATATCAGCTGGTGTCATTGCAAATATTATATTTGCATACGTCATAATCTTTGTTCAAGTATTATCTGTTGGTTTACCAGTGCAAGAGGCCTTTCCTGGTGTGCTTGTGCCTGAGGTACGAGTCTATTCGGCAGCTTCCCGAGATGGGTTGCTTCCTGGAGATGTAATTCTTGCTATTAATGGTACTGAATTGCCCAAAACGGGGCCAAATGCAATCTCTGAGGTTGTTGATGTCATTAAGAGAAATCCCAAAAGAAATGTGTTGCTTAAGGTAGGGAGGGGAGTGCAGGATTTTGAAATTGGGGTAACCCCAGATGAGAATTTTGATGGAACTGGTAAAATTGGAGTTCAATTATCACCAAATGTAAAGATTACAAAGGTTATAGCAAAGAATGTGTTGGAGGCATTTAATTTTGCTGGTGAAGAATTTTGGGGTCTGTCATCAAACGTTTTGGATAGCTTAAAACAAACTTTTTTAAACTTTTCACAATCAGCTAGTAAGGTTTCTGGTCCAGTTGCTATTATTGCTGTTGGGGCAGAAGTTGCAAGGTCAAACATTGATGGACTTTACCAATTTGCCGCTGTGCTCAATATTAACCTTGCATTGATAAATCTTTTGCCTTTGCCTGCTTTAGATGGAGGCTCTTTAGCATTGATTCTCATAGAGGCAGCCAGGGGTGGGAGAAAGCTTCCTTTAGAAATAGAGCAGCGAATTATGTCATCAGGGATCATGCTTGTTATATTGCTTGGGTTGTTCCTTATCGTTCGGGATACGCTAAACCTTGACTTCATTAAAGATATGTTGTGA
- the LOC110631578 gene encoding (+)-pulegone reductase produces the protein MGRETSTVESKEWYMAAYAPQGVPTSDHLKLRTLTLSLGDDHIPDGHLAVEILWISVDPYLRVKMTGRKDGLDMPPFQLDQVISSVGIGRVISSKDKNYKEGEIVLSFEFPVGEFCIIPSKMIMRKIEPVEGITPPHYLSCIGIAGFAAWVGIEVIGEPKAGSNVFISAAAGGVGMVAGQLAKLKGCRVIGSAGSDDKIKLLKEEFGYDDAFNYNKETDFDAALSKYFPEGIDLYLDNVGGSMLEAVLNHVNNHARIPLCGMISQYNKDCTKRDGIRNLFNMIGKEVRMEGFMIGSHLMNHFPDFVNEMEGYLSQGKMHFKHKIFNGIDRFLEGFASMFSSSNIGKVIIQLK, from the exons ATGGGTAGAGAAACTAGCACCGTGGAGAGCAAGGAATGGTACATGGCAGCCTATGCACCTCAAGGTGTTCCAACCTCTGATCATCTAAAACTGCGCACTTTAACTTTATCATTAGGCGATGATCATATCCCAGATGGCCATCTCGCCGTTGAGATCCTCTGGATCTCTGTCGATCCTTATCTGCGAGTCAAAATGACTGGCCGTAAAGATGGTTTGGATATGCCCCCTTTCCAGCTCGATCAG GTGATTAGTTCAGTTGGCATTGGAAGGGTGATTAGCTCAAAAGATAAAAATTATAAGGAGGGTGAGATTGTGCTTAGCTTTGAGTTCCCAGTTGGTGAATTCTGTATCATACCATCAAAGATGATAATGAGAAAAATTGAACCAGTAGAAGGGATAACTCCCCCACACTACCTTAGTTGCATTG GGATAGCTGGGTTTGCAGCCTGGGTGGGGATAGAGGTGATAGGAGAGCCAAAGGCAGGGTCTAATGTGTTCATCTCAGCTGCAGCTGGTGGCGTTGGAATGGTTGCTGGACAATTGGCAAAGCTTAAGGGTTGCAGAGTCATTGGTAGTGCTGGATCTGATGATAAG ATAAAGCTTTTAAAGGAGGAATTTGGATATGATGATGCTTTCAACTACAACAAAGAAACAGATTTTGATGCAGCTTTGAGCaa GTACTTCCCAGAAGGGATTGATTTATACTTGGATAACGTCGGTGGTAGCATGCTAGAGGCAGTCCTCAACCATGTCAATAATCATGCAAGAATCCCACTCTGCGGAATGATTTCTCAGTATAATAAG GATTGCACTAAGAGAGATGGCATAAGAAACCTGTTTAACATGATTGGTAAAGAGGTGAGGATGGAAGGGTTTATGATAGGTTCACATTTGATGAATCATTTCCCAGATTTTGTTAATGAGATGGAAGGTTACTTAAGCCAAGGCAAAATGCATTTCAAACACAAGATCTTCAATGGGATTGATAGGTTTTTGGAGGGCTTTGCCTCCATGTTCTCTAGCTCTAACATTGGAAAAGTTATCATTCAACTCAAGTAG